A portion of the Rhinolophus sinicus isolate RSC01 linkage group LG03, ASM3656204v1, whole genome shotgun sequence genome contains these proteins:
- the LOC109436089 gene encoding cathepsin G: MQLLLLLLAFLLPSRAGAGEIIGGREARPHSHPYMAYLLTETPTGLSTCGGFLVREDFVMTAAHCLGSPMRVILGAHNIRRRERTQQRISVLRAITHPGYNQQNNLNDIMLLQLENRARLNRFVRPVDLPQSMARLCAGTVCTVAGWGLVSLNRRTDTLRDVQLRVQKDQECSNRFDVYNGRRQICVGDQRQSSTTFRGDTGGPLVCNNVAQGIVSYGSGTGTPPAVFTRVARFLPWINKTMKRFQYGESN; the protein is encoded by the exons GGGAGATCATTGGAGGCCGAGAGGCcaggccccactcccacccctacATGGCTTATCTTCTGACTGAAACACCAACGGGTCTGAGCACGTGTGGGGGCTTCCTGGTGCGAGAAGACTTTGTGATGACAGCAGCTCACTGCTTGGGCAG CCCTATGCGTGTCATCCTGGGGGCTCACAACATCAGGAGACGGGAAAGGACCCAGCAGAGAATATCTGTGCTCAGAGCCATCACCCATCCTGGTTATAATCAGCAAAACAACCTGAATGACATCATGTTACTGCAG CTGGAAAATAGAGCCAGGCTGAATCGATTCGTGAGGCCAGTGGATCTCCCTCAGAGTATGGCCAGGCTGTGTGCTGGGACCGTGTGCACTGTGGCTGGCTGGGGCCTGGTCAGCCTAAACAGGAGAACAGACACACTCCGGGACGTGCAGCTGCGAGTGCAGAAAGATCAGGAGTGCAGCAATCGCTTTGATGTCTACAACGGCCGAAGGCAGATTTGTGTAGGGGACCAAAGGCAGAGCAGCACCACCTTCCGG GGGGACACCGGAGGCCCTCTGGTGTGTAACAATGTGGCCCAGGGTATTGTCTCCTATGGAAGTGGCACCGGGACGCCTCCAGCAGTCTTCACCAGGGTTGCACGCTTCCTTCCctggataaataaaacaatgaagcGCTTCCAGTACGGGGAATCAAACTGA